One genomic segment of Bradyrhizobium prioriisuperbiae includes these proteins:
- a CDS encoding ferredoxin--NADP reductase, which translates to MSAFHREQVLSVQHWTDTLFSFASTRDPGFRFKNGQFAMIGLEIDGRPLLRAYSMASANHEEALEFFSIKVAEGALTSRLQAIKQGDIILVGRKATGTLISDNLLPGQRLLLLSTGTGLAPFASLIKDPEVYEAYETIVLVHGCRQVSELAYGEHLVERLTGDEFLGPLLREKLVYYPTVTREPFRNRGRITDLISSNRLFDDVGLPPLDRETDRVMMCGSPRMLEDLRDLLETCGFQEGNHSEAGHFVIEKAFVER; encoded by the coding sequence ATGAGCGCATTCCATCGGGAGCAGGTTTTGTCGGTGCAGCACTGGACCGACACGCTGTTCAGCTTCGCGTCCACGCGCGATCCCGGCTTTCGTTTCAAGAACGGCCAGTTCGCCATGATCGGCCTCGAGATTGACGGCCGGCCGTTGCTGCGGGCCTACAGCATGGCCAGCGCCAATCACGAAGAGGCGCTTGAATTCTTCAGCATCAAGGTTGCCGAGGGCGCGCTGACGTCGCGCCTTCAGGCCATCAAGCAGGGTGATATCATCCTGGTCGGCCGCAAGGCGACCGGGACCCTAATCTCGGACAACCTGCTGCCGGGACAACGATTGCTGCTGCTGTCCACGGGCACTGGGCTCGCGCCGTTCGCCAGTCTGATCAAGGATCCGGAGGTCTATGAGGCTTACGAGACCATCGTGCTGGTGCACGGCTGCCGGCAGGTCTCCGAGCTGGCCTACGGTGAACACCTGGTCGAGCGGCTGACCGGCGATGAATTCCTCGGGCCGCTGCTGCGAGAGAAGCTCGTCTACTACCCGACCGTCACCCGCGAGCCGTTCCGCAACCGAGGCCGCATCACCGACCTGATCTCAAGCAACCGGCTGTTCGACGACGTCGGATTGCCGCCGCTCGATCGCGAGACTGACCGCGTCATGATGTGCGGTAGCCCGCGCATGCTCGAAGATCTGCGTGATCTGCTGGAGACGTGCGGCTTCCAGGAAGGAAATCACAGCGAGGCCGGCCATTTCGTCATCGAAAAGGCTTTTGTCGAACGCTGA